The sequence below is a genomic window from Lusitaniella coriacea LEGE 07157.
TTCGTTCGTACCATGATTACCTCCCCCACGGACTTGCTCAATGAGTGGTTCGATAGCGAAATTGTCAAAGCGCCCCTTGCCCGTCTTGCGGCGGAAATTGGCGCGCCTCCGTCCCAGAAAGGAATTGCGGTGGGGGCGATGATGATGGCGATGCGCCACGCGCCGGGGATGAGTCGTCCTCGCGGGGGGACGGGAATGCTAACTCAAGCTTTGGTCAATCTCGTGCAGTCTCTGGGGGGGACAATTCTCACGGATCAAAGGGTGAAGGAGGTTTTGGTGGAGCGCGATCGCGCGGTTGGCGTGCGGGTCGAAGGCGGGAAAGAATATCGTGCCAACCGAGGCGTTATCTCCAACATCGACGCGCGCCGTCTTTTCCTCCAAATGGTCGATCCCGATGCGGTTAATGCTGCCGATCCTAACCTCCTCGAACGCCTCGAACGGAGAATTGTTAATAATAATGAAGCAATCCTCAAAATTGACTGCGCCCTCTCGGAAATTCCTCGTTTTGATGGGTACGAACATCAAGATGAAAATCTGATCGGTTCGATTCTCATTGCCGATTCTGTGGATCACGTCGAGAAAAATCACGCCATGACCCTGTTTGGCGAAATCCCCGATGAGAACCCTTCCCTCTACGCCGTCTGTCCCACCGTTCTCGACCCCTCTATGGCTCCTGAAGGGCAGCATACCCTCTGGATTGAATTTTTTGCTCCCTACCGCGTTGCGGGGCAAGAGGGGGTGGGTTTGAATGGAACCGGGTGGACGGACGATCTAAAAAATAGGGTTGCCGATCGCGTCCTGGATAAACTCGCTAATTATGCGCCCAATCTGCGACATTCTGTTATTGCTCGCCACGTTGAAAGTCCCGCAGAAATTGCCGAACGCCTGGGTTCTTACAATGGCAATGTCTATCATTTGGATATGACACTCGATCAAATGATTTTCTTCCGTCCTCTAACAGAAATTGCCGATTATAAAACGCCGATTGAAGGATTGTATTTGACTGGGGCGGGGACTCATCCCGGCGGTTCGATTTCTGGAATGCCCGGTCGCAATTGTGCGAACATTTTCTTGCAATCCCAACAGCCTTTTGGGAAGAAATTTAACGCGGCTCAAAGTAATTTACGAACGCTCGTTCGCGCTATTTTG
It includes:
- the crtO gene encoding beta-carotene ketolase CrtO: MEAYDAIAIGAGHNGLVCAAYLLKAGYSVLLLEKRSVPGGAATTEELLPQEAPGFRFNRCAIDHEFIHLGPVVEELELARYGLEYLDCDPVVFCPHPDGKYFLAHKSVRQTCGEIARYNERDARKYAEFIDYWQRLTSAIAPLFNAPPLALLDIAGNFERENFKDLFSLVGSKHKALEFVRTMITSPTDLLNEWFDSEIVKAPLARLAAEIGAPPSQKGIAVGAMMMAMRHAPGMSRPRGGTGMLTQALVNLVQSLGGTILTDQRVKEVLVERDRAVGVRVEGGKEYRANRGVISNIDARRLFLQMVDPDAVNAADPNLLERLERRIVNNNEAILKIDCALSEIPRFDGYEHQDENLIGSILIADSVDHVEKNHAMTLFGEIPDENPSLYAVCPTVLDPSMAPEGQHTLWIEFFAPYRVAGQEGVGLNGTGWTDDLKNRVADRVLDKLANYAPNLRHSVIARHVESPAEIAERLGSYNGNVYHLDMTLDQMIFFRPLTEIADYKTPIEGLYLTGAGTHPGGSISGMPGRNCANIFLQSQQPFGKKFNAAQSNLRTLVRAILGL